The following coding sequences are from one Sciurus carolinensis chromosome 11, mSciCar1.2, whole genome shotgun sequence window:
- the Lyve1 gene encoding LOW QUALITY PROTEIN: lymphatic vessel endothelial hyaluronic acid receptor 1 (The sequence of the model RefSeq protein was modified relative to this genomic sequence to represent the inferred CDS: inserted 4 bases in 2 codons) codes for MAKCFSLVFLLASXLDLEVLVQGSVQAEHFSISLPCEFWGSTLVNKKGTPADDFTEAKXGLQATGLTLASKDQVEAAWKSGFETCSYGWVEEGYTVLPRILPNPKCGKNGIGVLRWSAPVSQTFRAYCYTQADIWVNSCVPEIITTDDPMFDTETAAHTSEFTDSDSPSSESSPYSTTPVLATTPAPATTSSPRRKKLICITEVVTETSSMSTETESSIKGEAAFKNEAAGFGGVPTALLVLALLFFGAAAGLAVCYIKRYVKAFPFTNKNQQKEMIETKVVKEEKADEGSPNEESKKTDKNPEEPKSPPKTTVRCLEAEV; via the exons ATGGCCAAGTGCTTCAGCCTGGTGTTCCTTCTTGCCTC TCTGGACCTTGAGGTTCTGGTCCAAGGCTCTGTCCAA GCAGAACA CTTTTCCATCTCACTGCCATGCGAATTCTGGGGGTCCACCCTTGTGAACAAAAAAGGTACACCGGCAGATGACTTCACAGAAGCCAA AGGCCTGCAGGCTACTGGACTAACTCTGGCCAGCAAAGACCAGGTGGAAGCAGCATGGAAGTCTGGCTTTGAGACTTGCAG TTATGGATGGGTTGAAGAAGGGTACACTGTCCTCCCTCGGATTCTCCCGAACCCCAAGTGTGGAAAGAATGGCATAGGCGTCCTGAGATGGAGCGCTCCAGTTAGCCAAACGTTCAGGGCCTATTGTTACACTCA GGCAGATATTTGGGTCAACTCATGTGTTCCAGAAATTATCACCACCGATGACCCCATGTTTGACACTGAAACTGCAGCACACACATCAGAGTTCACTGACAGTGACAGCCCCTCCTCAGAATCATCCCCTTATTCCACGACACCTGTGCTTGCCACTACTCCTGCTCCAGCCACCACTTCTTCTCCGCGGAGGAAAAAATTGATTTGCATCACGGAAGTGGTCACGGAAACTAGTTCAATGTCTACAGAAACAGAGTCATCTATTAAAGGGGAAGCAGCATTCAAGAATGAAGCTGCTGGGTTTGGAG GTGTTCCCACGGCTCTGCTAGTTCTTGCCCTCCTCTTCTTTGGTGCTGCGGCTGGTCTGGCAGTTTGCTACATCAAGAG GTATGTGAAGGCCTTCCCTTTTACAAACAAGAATCAGCAGAAGGAAATGATTGAAACCAAAGTAGTGAAGGAGGAGAAGGCCGATGAGGGCAGTCCTAATGAAGAATCAAAGAAAACGGATAAAAATCCAGAGGAGCCCAAGAGTCCGCCCAAAACCACAGTGCGATGCCTGGAAGCCGAAGTTTag